ATGGTAAAACATCCCTAGCATCAAGAAAGGAGTTTGCTGCTAAGGCATTTGATATTTCTTCTCATTACGATACCGCCATATTTAATTATTTTAATGAAAAAGAAGTCGTTTTTAAAGCAAGCGAGCGGACTTCCAAAACATTGCGATATGGTGAAAATCCACATCAAAGGGGAACTTTTTTTGGAGATTTAGAAGGTATGTTTGATCAACTTCACGGAAAAGAATTAAGTTATAACAACTTGTTAGATATTGATGCTGCGGTTCATTTAATGAGTGAATTTACCGAAGAGCCTCCTACTTTTGCTATTTTAAAACACAATAATGCATGTGGTTGTGCTCAAAGAGCCACCGTATATCAGGCTTATATTGATGCTTTGTCCGGAGATCCTGTTTCTGCTTTTGGCGGAATATTAATCACGAATACAAAAATTGACAAGGTGACCGCAACAGAAATACATTCCCTTTTTTGTGAAGTGATTATTGCACCGTCGTATGACGAGGATGCTTTAACCATTTTAAAAGGGAAAAAGAATCGAATTATTCTAATTCAAAAAGAAACTAAGTTGCCAAACCAAACGGTAAGAACCTGCTTAAGTGGGCTACTTGTCCAAGACAAAGACAACAAAACAGATCGTGTAGAGGACCTGTCGTATCCTACAAAAAATAAGCCGACTAAAAGAGCGTTAGAAGATCTCATTTTTGCTTCCAAAATATGTAAACACACAAAGTCTAATACCATTGTATTAGCCAAAAACAAGCAGCTTTTTGCCAGTGGTACCGGCCAAACCAGTAGAGTTGATGCATTAAAACAAGCCATTGAAAAAGCGACAAATTTTGGGTTTAATTTGCAAGAAGCTGTTATGGCCAGTGATGCTTTTTTTCCTTTTCCCGACTGTGTGGAAATTGCAGATACCGCCGGAATAAAAAGCATTATTCAACCGGGAGGTTCAATTAAAGATCAATTAAGTATAGATTACTGTGACTCAAATAGTTTGTCTATGGTATTTACGGGAACAAGACATTTTAAACATTAAATACATAATTGTATTCCGAACAAGTAATTTTTATTAGATTTGTAAGACTACTCAAAATCAAAAAAATATTTTATGGGGTTTTTCGATTTTATGACAGAAGATATTGCAATCGATTTAGGTACTGCAAACACTTTAATTATACATGATGACAAGGTGGTCATAGACAGTCCTTCCATAGTAGCGAGAAATCAACTAACGGGTAAGATTATCGCCACGGGAAAAGACGCCAGTTTAATGCAGGGGAAAACGCATGAAAATATCAAAACCATACGCCCGTTAAAAGATGGGGTAATAGCTGATTTTCAGGCTTCCGAAGAAATGATTAAGAATTTTATTAAAAAAATTCCTGCTATCAGAAGAAGGTTTTTTTCACCTTCATTGCGAATGCTTATTTGTATTCCTTCCGGTATTACCGAGGTGGAAAAACGCGCTGTAAAAGACTCCGCCACACATATGAATGCAAAAGAAGTCTATTTGATTTACGAACCTATGGCTGCCGCAATTGGTGTTGGTATAGATATTATGGAGGCCAAAGGGAATATGGTTATTGATATCGGCGGAGGAACTACGGAAATTGCTGTAATTGCACTATCCGGTATTGTTTACGATCAATCTGTAAAAGTTGCAGGAGATCTATTTACAAATGATATCATGTACTACATGCGAACCCAACATAATTTGTACATAGGGGTGGCAACTGCAGAAAATGTTAAAATAACCGTTGGTGCTGCCACCGAAGATTTGGATGATCCCCCGGAAGATATGTTGGTTAGGGGAAGAGATTTATTAAGCGGAAAACCTAAACAAGTTCAGACCTCTTATAGAGAAATGGCAAAAGCATTAGATAAATCTATTTTAAGGATTGAAGATGCTATTATGGAAACCTTGTCTAAAACGCCACCCGAATTATCTGCCGATATTTACAACACAGGTATCTATTTAGCAGGAGGAGGTTCTATGCTTAAGGGTCTGGATAAGCGATTATCCCGTAAAACCGATCTTCCTGTTTATGTTGTAGAAGATCCGCTGAGGGCTGTTGTAAGAGGTACCGGATTGGCTCTAAAAGAACTGGATAAATACAAAAGTGTTGTGATGAAATAATTTCAAATATTTTCATTGTATGCAGCAAATTATTTATTTTATCCGGAAATATAAATACTTTCTATTTTTTCTTCTTTTAGAATCCGTTGCTCTGTTTTTTATCCTCAATAATCACCGCTTTCACAAAAGTAAGTTTATTAGTTCTGCAAACTTTATCAGTGGGAACTTATATGAAAAAACTACACAATTTTCCGGATATTTTAATCTAAAAAAAGCCAACAAAATATTAATAGAAGAAAATACACTGCTTAAAAACAAACTGGAAAAATTAAAAAATGTGTTGGACACATCTTTAGTTATCAAGGTAAATAATTCGTTATATCATCAGAAATACACATATACTGCAGCTAAAATTATTAATAATAAGTTCAACTCTGACTTTAATTTCCTGACACTTAATAAGGGGAAAAAAGACGGAGTTACTACCGAAATGGCTGTTGTAAATAATAAGGGAATCATAGGGATTACCGATCAAACTTCCTATAGATATGCGAGAGCTCAATCTATTTTAAATAAAACTATTGGAATCAATGCACGTCTGAAGAACAGCCCTTATTTTGGCTCGTTGACCTGGAATGGAAAAGATATACGAATAGTACAATTAAATGATATCCCCAGACAAGCTGTTTTTAAAGTTGGAGATACGATCATCACAGGAGGAATGTCTTCTATCTTTCCTAAAGGTATTTTAATTGGAACCATACAGAAAATAACCCCTGGTAATTCTATAAAAAATACCATAGATGTGGCACTATTTAATGATTTAAGACATATTGAAAATGTATATATTATTTCAAATTTTGATAAAAGAGAAATTCGAACTATAGAAGATACTGCAAATGAATAGATTTTCATTAACTATAAGATTGGTTCTTATTATGCTTTTTCAAGTACTTATATTAAATAATATCCATTTTTTAGGATATATAAATCCATATTTGTACGTGCTTTTTGTATTTGTTTATCCGGTTCGTACGAATCGTTTTCCTTTTTTATTTTTTGCTTTTCTTTATGGCTTGGTTGCCGACCTGTTCTCAGATTCCGGAGGAATACATGCTTTTTCATTACTGTTTGTTGCTTATATAAGAATCTTTTTAATAAAAGCTATTTTCCAAAAATCCAATACTGATTTATTAACATTCAACTTTAAATCAGAGTCTTTAAAAAAAATGATCAACTATGTAATCATTTTAACAGTTATACATCATTTTATTTTATTCTCTCTGGCTCATTTTAGTTTTCAAAATTTTTATGATATTATGTTAAATACTTTTTTATCTGCTTTTTTTACGCTGATTTTGTATTTTTCAGGAACCTTTATTTTTAATAAAAAATATCCATGAAACGAAGTTTTCTACTATACTTTTTAACTACTTCCATTGGTTTGCTTTATATCGGCAGGCTTTTTCAATTGCAAATAGTAGACAGTGCACCTAATGTTATTGCTCAAAGTACTTCCGTAAAAGTAATTTTCGATTATCCGGAAAGAGGTTACATATATGACAGAAATGGTAAACTTTTAGTAGCCAATCAATTATCCTATGATGTAATGGTAATTCCAAATGAAGTAAAACCTCTGGATACTTTAGAGTTTTGTTCACTTCTTAAAATAGATACCGCATACTTTAAAAAGAGATACAGAAGAGCAAAAAGATACTCACCGTGGTTGCCTTCGGTTTTTCTCAGGCAATTGGCTAAAGAAGATTTCGCTTTTTTACAGGAAAAACTGCACAAATTTAAAGGTTTTTATGTCCAAAAAAGAATTATACGAGATTATCCCGTTAAATCTGCAGCCAATATTCTGGGTTATATCAGTGAAGTAAATGAGGAGATTACCAAAAAAAGTAATTATTATCAGCAAGGAGAGTTGATAGGGAAAACCGGAATTGAAAAGCAGTACGAATTGGTATTGAGAGGAAAAAAGGGAAGAAAATACCTCCAAAGAAATAGTCTTAATAAAATTATAGGGCCCTATAAAGACGGAATATATGATTCACTTTCCGTTGACGGACAGGATGTAACTTTGTCTATTGATAGTGAGCTACAACAATATGCAGAGTCTTTAATGAAAGGAAAACGGGGAGCTATTGTTGCTATTGAGCCTGCTACAGGAGAAATTCTATCATTAACCACTGCTCCCAGTTATGACCCAAATATGATGGTTGGCAGAAAACGTTCTAAAAATTCTGTTATACTTTTTAATGACATCATTAATAATCCCACTTACGATAGAGGTTTACAAGCAATTTATGCACCCGGATCTCCTTTTAAACTGGTAAATGCCTTGATAGGGCTACAAGAAGGTATTATTACAGAAAAAACTCATTTTTATTGTTATCACGGGTATCGATACGGCAATAGAAAAAATGAATTTATGGGATGTCATTGTAATATATACAATAAACCTATTCAATTGCATACCGCCATTTCCAAATCATGCAACAGCTATTTTGCAAATACGTACAAACGTATTATAGAGAAAAATAATGATCCGGAAAGCGGGCTTACAAACTGGAGTAGGCACTTGAAAAGTTTTGGATTGGGAAATTACTTAGGATACGACTTACCTACCGGCCAAAAAGGGTTAATTCCTGATGGTGAATATTATAACAGGCAATATAAATACAAGTGGAATGCATCTACTAATATTTCCAATGCTATTGGCCAGGGTGAAGTATTAACTACTCCCATTCAACTCGCAAATGTTACTGCTGCAATTGCCAACAGAGGTTATTTTTATATCCCGCATATATTAAAAAATATCAATGTGATTCCTATTAAGGATTCCACATATATCATCCCTAAAAAAACAACGATACAGGCAAAACATTTTGAACCTGTAATACATGCAATGGAAGAGGTTTTTAAAACAGGAACAGCCAGTTGGGTTAAGATTAAAGGAATTGATATTTGTGGCAAAACAGGAACTGCTGAAAATTTTACAAAAGTAAATGGGAAAAAAGAACAACTACCCGATCATTCTATTTTAATTGCATTTGCTCCAAAAGAGGACCCAAAAATTGCTCTTGCCGTTTTTATTGAAAACGGAGGGTTCGGTTCGGAAATAGCAGCTCCCATTGCAAGTCTTATGATTGAAAAATACATATTCAAAAAAGTAAAAAGAAAATGGATTGAAGATATCGTTATCAATAAAGACTTATACCCTGTTTATAATAGACATCTTGATAAAAAAATAACCGTTGAGAGCAGCACGCAATAATATTTTTTACAGTATAGATTGGACACTGGTTTTAATTTATATACTTCTGGTAGGTTTTGGTTGGGTAAACATTTATGCTGTGTCTCCGGAAAATACGGGCAGTATTTTTAATTTTTCAACCATACATGGCAAACAACTCCTTTGGATTATTTTAAGTATACCACTTATCATTGTTATACTCTTCTTTAACTTTAAATTTTATGAAAAATTTGCAGGTTTTTTTTATCTCGCTTCGGTAATCCTTTTAATTGGTTTATTTCTATTTGGCAAGAATGTAAACGGTGCCGTATCATGGTATGATGTTGGAATAGCAAGTATACAACCTTCTGAATTTTCCAAAGCCTTTACAGCATTGGCTTTGGCAAAACTGATGCATGACAGGAATTACAATCTTGGAATTATTGAAAATCAAATCAAAGCCTTCTTTATTATTTTTCTCCCTGCTTTTTTAATTTTCTTACAACCCGACGCGGGTTCTGCCCTTATTTACTTATCTTTCTTTTTTGTCCTGAATAGAGAGGGTTTGACATTAGCTTATTTGATTATAGGCATTTCTGCTATTGTTCTTTTTATATTCACTTTAATTATAACCCCATTTATATTAGCATCGGTTCTCTTCTCTTTAATTACACTTTTCATCCTATACGCAGTTTATAAAAATAAACGTTTCTTAAAATTTCATTGGATTAAAATTATGGGGTTCTATTCCATTATTGGGCTATTTATCTTTAGCTCGGATTTTATTTATAATAATGTTTTTGAACAGCATCACAGAGATCGATTTGATATCTTATTAGGCAAAAAATCAGATACACAAAAAATAGGATACAATTCAAATCAATCTATCCGGACCATAAGCTCCGGAGGGTTTTCAGGCAAAGGTTTTTTGAAGGGTGATAAAACCCAGGGAGGATTTGTACCTGAGCAACACACCGATTATATCTTTAGTGTAATTGGAGAAGAATGGGGATTTATAGGCAGTAGTATGGTAATCATTCTTTTTCTGATTTTGTTATATCGAATCCTCTTTTTAGCTGAAACCCACAATAACAAATTCGGACGAATCTATGGATATGGCGTAGCCTCTATCTTATTTTTTCATATCCTGATAAATATAGGAATGGTTATCGGTTTATTGCCAACCATTGGAATCCCGCTACCTTTTTTTAGCTACGGCGGATCTTCTCTTTGGGGGTTTACACTGTTGCTCTTTATATTTATAAAGTTAGACGCTCATAAAAATTACGATTGGTGACTTAGTTAGTACCCATTTCTATATAATCTCGTAACGTACTTCCCTATCACATCAAACTCCAAATTGACAATACTGCCAACAACTAAATCTTTAAATGTAGTATGTGCTAAGGTATAAGGTATAATTGCCACACTAAACTCATTCTCTTTAGTATTTACCACTGTTAAACTAACTCCATTAACCGTAATGGAGCCTTTCTCTATCGTTATATTTTCCGTAGAAGTATATTGAAAAGTAAATAAAGTACTTCCTTCTTCATTTGTTTTGGCGATACAAACAGCTGTCGAATCTACATGCCCCTGTACTATATGACCATCTAATCTATCGCCCAATTTCATTGCTCTTTCCAAATTGATCTTATCATTTACTTTTAATAATCCCAGGTTTGTTTTGTCCAGCGTTTCTTTTATGGCAGTAACAACATAGGTGTCATTTTCAATAGAAACAACGGTCAGGCAAACTCCATTATGCGCAACACTTTGATCAATCTTTAACTCATTGGTTGTATCACTTTGAATGGTAACATGAATATTTTCCTGTTCACTGTCAATCCGTTTAACAACTCCCAGAGTTTCAATAATTCCGGTAAACATCTCTTATAATTTAGTTACTTTTGCACCATACAAAAATAGAAATAATACAACATGCACGATGAATAAAACCAATAACATAATTGTAGGAATTTCTTTGGGTGATATAAACGGAATAGGCGTAGAAGTTATTTTAAAAACATTTGCCGATAAAAGAATGCTGGAATTTTGTACTCCTGTTATATTTGGCTCAAACAAAGTAGTTTCCTTTCATAAAAAAGCGTTGAACATTCAAACGCATATTAACGGTATACATCATATTAACAAAATAGTTTACGGAAAAATCAACCTGTTAAATATATGGAATGAAGACATTAAAATCGAATTAGGAACCCCTTCAAAAAATGCTGGAAAATATGCTTTTCAATCTCTGAAAAAAGCTGTAGACGAATTAAAAAAAGAAACCATAGATGTCTTAATTACCGCACCGATCAATAAAGATACTATCCAATCAGAAGATTTTAAATTTGCAGGACATACGGAATATTTGCAAAGTAATTTAGAAGGACAAAGCCTGATGATTTTAATGAATGACTTATTTAAAGTAGGGCTGTTAACCGGACATATTCCTGTTTCAAAAGTGGCAGATACGATTACACCCGAATTAATCAAAGAGAAAACAGCAATTATGTATGCCTCATTAGTACAGGATTTTGGT
This window of the Flavobacteriaceae bacterium genome carries:
- the purH gene encoding bifunctional phosphoribosylaminoimidazolecarboxamide formyltransferase/IMP cyclohydrolase, translating into MSTLKTIQSALISVFHKEGLAPVVKKLNDFGVTIYSTGGTERFIAELGISVIPIEDVTSYPSILGGRVKTLHPKVFGGILNRQDHKGDIAQMNEFQIPQLDLVIVDLYPFEKTIASGADEQGIIEKIDIGGISLIRAAAKNFKDTFIISSMDQYEAFLELISGNDGKTSLASRKEFAAKAFDISSHYDTAIFNYFNEKEVVFKASERTSKTLRYGENPHQRGTFFGDLEGMFDQLHGKELSYNNLLDIDAAVHLMSEFTEEPPTFAILKHNNACGCAQRATVYQAYIDALSGDPVSAFGGILITNTKIDKVTATEIHSLFCEVIIAPSYDEDALTILKGKKNRIILIQKETKLPNQTVRTCLSGLLVQDKDNKTDRVEDLSYPTKNKPTKRALEDLIFASKICKHTKSNTIVLAKNKQLFASGTGQTSRVDALKQAIEKATNFGFNLQEAVMASDAFFPFPDCVEIADTAGIKSIIQPGGSIKDQLSIDYCDSNSLSMVFTGTRHFKH
- a CDS encoding MreB/Mrl family cell shape determining protein translates to MGFFDFMTEDIAIDLGTANTLIIHDDKVVIDSPSIVARNQLTGKIIATGKDASLMQGKTHENIKTIRPLKDGVIADFQASEEMIKNFIKKIPAIRRRFFSPSLRMLICIPSGITEVEKRAVKDSATHMNAKEVYLIYEPMAAAIGVGIDIMEAKGNMVIDIGGGTTEIAVIALSGIVYDQSVKVAGDLFTNDIMYYMRTQHNLYIGVATAENVKITVGAATEDLDDPPEDMLVRGRDLLSGKPKQVQTSYREMAKALDKSILRIEDAIMETLSKTPPELSADIYNTGIYLAGGGSMLKGLDKRLSRKTDLPVYVVEDPLRAVVRGTGLALKELDKYKSVVMK
- the mreC gene encoding rod shape-determining protein MreC; its protein translation is MQQIIYFIRKYKYFLFFLLLESVALFFILNNHRFHKSKFISSANFISGNLYEKTTQFSGYFNLKKANKILIEENTLLKNKLEKLKNVLDTSLVIKVNNSLYHQKYTYTAAKIINNKFNSDFNFLTLNKGKKDGVTTEMAVVNNKGIIGITDQTSYRYARAQSILNKTIGINARLKNSPYFGSLTWNGKDIRIVQLNDIPRQAVFKVGDTIITGGMSSIFPKGILIGTIQKITPGNSIKNTIDVALFNDLRHIENVYIISNFDKREIRTIEDTANE
- the mreD gene encoding rod shape-determining protein MreD, which translates into the protein MNRFSLTIRLVLIMLFQVLILNNIHFLGYINPYLYVLFVFVYPVRTNRFPFLFFAFLYGLVADLFSDSGGIHAFSLLFVAYIRIFLIKAIFQKSNTDLLTFNFKSESLKKMINYVIILTVIHHFILFSLAHFSFQNFYDIMLNTFLSAFFTLILYFSGTFIFNKKYP
- the mrdA gene encoding penicillin-binding protein 2, with translation MKRSFLLYFLTTSIGLLYIGRLFQLQIVDSAPNVIAQSTSVKVIFDYPERGYIYDRNGKLLVANQLSYDVMVIPNEVKPLDTLEFCSLLKIDTAYFKKRYRRAKRYSPWLPSVFLRQLAKEDFAFLQEKLHKFKGFYVQKRIIRDYPVKSAANILGYISEVNEEITKKSNYYQQGELIGKTGIEKQYELVLRGKKGRKYLQRNSLNKIIGPYKDGIYDSLSVDGQDVTLSIDSELQQYAESLMKGKRGAIVAIEPATGEILSLTTAPSYDPNMMVGRKRSKNSVILFNDIINNPTYDRGLQAIYAPGSPFKLVNALIGLQEGIITEKTHFYCYHGYRYGNRKNEFMGCHCNIYNKPIQLHTAISKSCNSYFANTYKRIIEKNNDPESGLTNWSRHLKSFGLGNYLGYDLPTGQKGLIPDGEYYNRQYKYKWNASTNISNAIGQGEVLTTPIQLANVTAAIANRGYFYIPHILKNINVIPIKDSTYIIPKKTTIQAKHFEPVIHAMEEVFKTGTASWVKIKGIDICGKTGTAENFTKVNGKKEQLPDHSILIAFAPKEDPKIALAVFIENGGFGSEIAAPIASLMIEKYIFKKVKRKWIEDIVINKDLYPVYNRHLDKKITVESSTQ
- a CDS encoding rod shape-determining protein RodA, encoding MRAARNNIFYSIDWTLVLIYILLVGFGWVNIYAVSPENTGSIFNFSTIHGKQLLWIILSIPLIIVILFFNFKFYEKFAGFFYLASVILLIGLFLFGKNVNGAVSWYDVGIASIQPSEFSKAFTALALAKLMHDRNYNLGIIENQIKAFFIIFLPAFLIFLQPDAGSALIYLSFFFVLNREGLTLAYLIIGISAIVLFIFTLIITPFILASVLFSLITLFILYAVYKNKRFLKFHWIKIMGFYSIIGLFIFSSDFIYNNVFEQHHRDRFDILLGKKSDTQKIGYNSNQSIRTISSGGFSGKGFLKGDKTQGGFVPEQHTDYIFSVIGEEWGFIGSSMVIILFLILLYRILFLAETHNNKFGRIYGYGVASILFFHILINIGMVIGLLPTIGIPLPFFSYGGSSLWGFTLLLFIFIKLDAHKNYDW
- a CDS encoding riboflavin synthase; this translates as MFTGIIETLGVVKRIDSEQENIHVTIQSDTTNELKIDQSVAHNGVCLTVVSIENDTYVVTAIKETLDKTNLGLLKVNDKINLERAMKLGDRLDGHIVQGHVDSTAVCIAKTNEEGSTLFTFQYTSTENITIEKGSITVNGVSLTVVNTKENEFSVAIIPYTLAHTTFKDLVVGSIVNLEFDVIGKYVTRLYRNGY
- the pdxA gene encoding 4-hydroxythreonine-4-phosphate dehydrogenase PdxA, translated to MNKTNNIIVGISLGDINGIGVEVILKTFADKRMLEFCTPVIFGSNKVVSFHKKALNIQTHINGIHHINKIVYGKINLLNIWNEDIKIELGTPSKNAGKYAFQSLKKAVDELKKETIDVLITAPINKDTIQSEDFKFAGHTEYLQSNLEGQSLMILMNDLFKVGLLTGHIPVSKVADTITPELIKEKTAIMYASLVQDFGVIKPKIAVLGLNPHSGDNGLTGKEEKEIIIPTIKEIRDSGKLVFGPYAADGFFGSKTYQQFDGILAMYHDQGLAPFKALSFGNGVNFTAGLNKIRTSPDHGTGFDIAGKGIANEDSFKEALFTALKIYKNRNEYKEITENVLKSN